The Lewinellaceae bacterium genome has a segment encoding these proteins:
- the dnaJ gene encoding molecular chaperone DnaJ gives MSKRDYYEVLGVAKSADKNELKKAYRKLAVQYHPDKNPGDKAAEEKFKEAAEAYEVLTDADKRARYDRFGHAGLNQNSGGGFQRGGMTMEDIFSQFGDIFGDGGSPFDAFFGGGRGGARRSGGVRGSNLRIKVTLNLEEIATGVNKKIKVKKQVACETCSGSGAKDSSSVKTCQTCRGAGSVRQVKSTFLGQMETVVACPTCNGAGTVTTAKCGTCKGEGRTYGTETIEFEIPAGVEEQMQFSLRGKGNAGMNGGPAGDLIINIEEEPHAELKRDGMNLIYDLYLNFADVALGTSVSVPTINGQVKIKIPEGTQPGKIFRLKGKGLPSVQSYGHGDELIYVNVWTPRSLSKEEKDMMEQLRQSPNFNPQPGKKDKGFFDRMKDYFA, from the coding sequence ATGTCGAAAAGAGATTATTATGAAGTGCTGGGCGTGGCAAAGTCAGCGGATAAGAATGAATTAAAAAAAGCTTACCGCAAATTAGCCGTTCAATACCATCCGGATAAAAACCCGGGAGATAAAGCGGCAGAGGAAAAATTTAAGGAAGCGGCAGAGGCTTATGAGGTGCTCACTGATGCTGATAAACGTGCCCGGTATGACAGGTTTGGCCACGCCGGATTAAACCAAAATTCAGGAGGGGGCTTCCAAAGGGGAGGCATGACCATGGAAGACATCTTTAGTCAGTTCGGAGATATTTTCGGCGATGGCGGAAGTCCTTTTGATGCCTTTTTTGGGGGAGGCCGTGGTGGCGCAAGACGTTCAGGAGGAGTTCGGGGCAGTAACCTGAGAATAAAAGTTACCCTGAACCTCGAAGAAATCGCCACAGGGGTCAATAAAAAAATTAAAGTAAAAAAACAGGTGGCCTGTGAAACCTGTAGTGGCAGTGGTGCCAAAGACAGCAGCTCGGTCAAAACTTGCCAGACCTGTCGTGGCGCCGGTTCTGTGCGCCAGGTGAAGAGCACCTTCCTGGGCCAGATGGAGACGGTAGTGGCCTGCCCTACCTGCAACGGGGCGGGAACAGTAACTACCGCCAAGTGCGGAACCTGCAAAGGGGAAGGAAGAACTTATGGAACAGAAACCATAGAATTTGAAATTCCTGCAGGAGTTGAAGAACAAATGCAATTCTCCCTCAGAGGTAAGGGAAATGCCGGGATGAATGGCGGACCTGCCGGTGACCTGATCATCAATATCGAAGAAGAGCCGCATGCTGAGTTGAAAAGAGATGGCATGAACCTCATCTACGATCTCTACTTGAATTTCGCCGATGTGGCACTGGGAACTTCAGTGAGTGTGCCTACCATCAACGGACAGGTGAAAATAAAAATCCCCGAAGGAACACAGCCCGGTAAAATTTTTAGACTGAAAGGAAAGGGTTTACCTTCAGTTCAGTCCTACGGGCACGGGGATGAGTTGATCTACGTAAATGTATGGACACCAAGATCCTTGTCAAAAGAAGAAAAAGATATGATGGAGCAGTTGCGTCAAAGCCCGAATTTTAATCCTCAACCGGGTAAAAAGGATAAAGGGTTTTTTGATCGGATGAAGGATTATTTTGCTTAA
- a CDS encoding nucleotide exchange factor GrpE: MAAKKSKKNKKDVADKSTNSDPMIEMENNEEGVDLKTENNPSQQPEDMKKQYDELKDKYLRLFADFENYKKRAVKDKLDLMKTAAQDTLSALLPVLDDFDRAGKAAGQGGNADSFNAGIGLIIQKLSNILAQRGLSEMESNGVAFDPELHEAITEIPAPAEEMKGVVVDTVEKGYYLNDKIIRHAKVVVGK, encoded by the coding sequence ATGGCAGCCAAAAAGAGCAAAAAAAACAAAAAAGACGTTGCAGATAAGTCTACAAACTCAGATCCGATGATTGAAATGGAAAATAATGAGGAAGGAGTTGATTTGAAAACGGAAAATAATCCGTCGCAGCAACCGGAAGATATGAAAAAACAATACGACGAATTAAAAGATAAATATTTGCGGCTTTTCGCGGATTTTGAAAATTATAAAAAAAGAGCCGTAAAGGACAAGCTGGATCTGATGAAGACTGCTGCGCAGGACACATTGTCAGCGTTATTACCGGTCCTGGACGATTTTGACAGAGCAGGGAAAGCTGCCGGACAAGGGGGTAATGCAGATAGTTTCAATGCAGGCATTGGGCTTATCATTCAAAAGTTATCCAATATTCTGGCTCAAAGAGGGTTGAGCGAGATGGAATCCAATGGCGTTGCATTTGATCCGGAACTGCATGAGGCCATCACTGAAATCCCGGCTCCTGCCGAGGAGATGAAAGGAGTCGTAGTGGATACAGTTGAAAAAGGGTATTATCTGAATGATAAAATAATTCGCCACGCCAAAGTAGTGGTTGGGAAATGA
- a CDS encoding HAMP domain-containing histidine kinase: MSKRVIWTIIGLMTMAVVGVVWLQMNLIRTSIIINEEKFDANVFTSLNAVVRNLEEEEDRQAFLHYENGYANIHRGNIPAPGTITEVNIGLSYSKDKTNGETILLDQLRAQFTATEPVCANCRKEMSTNSQKRIAYLSSNSLGQLPLKDRVNIDYLKETIRQQLTNNGVNTEYHYGVFSKKDGRFIIMDDKNTQNTLITEASNEVITNINSTKYKVFLYPDKKGSSGMLMMYFPKKTSVVWSSMWGNLLGTASFTTIILLCFAYTVNVIFRQKKVSEMKTDFINNMTHEFKTPIATISLAADSITSPMIMGKPDKIERFANIIKQENKRMNSQVEKVLQMAVIDKDEFSLKITEVNLTEVIHRAVDNINLQVEKKDGIVTTDLQATNPFIKGDLTHISNVINNLLDNANKYSPEKPEISIFTRNVANGVEVIISDKGVGMDKEARKHIFDKFYRVHTGNLHDIKGFGLGLSYVKAIMIAHKGRVEVKSELGNGSSFILVFPFEL, encoded by the coding sequence ATGAGTAAACGGGTAATATGGACCATTATAGGATTGATGACCATGGCGGTAGTCGGGGTAGTCTGGTTGCAGATGAACCTCATCCGCACATCGATCATCATCAACGAGGAAAAGTTTGACGCTAATGTTTTTACTTCATTAAATGCAGTAGTCAGGAACCTGGAGGAAGAAGAGGATCGCCAGGCATTTCTACACTATGAAAATGGCTATGCCAATATCCACCGGGGCAACATCCCTGCTCCCGGGACCATTACTGAAGTCAATATAGGGCTTTCTTACTCCAAAGACAAAACCAATGGGGAAACCATTTTACTGGATCAGTTGAGAGCGCAGTTTACGGCTACTGAGCCTGTATGTGCTAATTGCCGTAAAGAGATGAGCACCAATAGTCAAAAGCGAATAGCTTACCTCAGTTCCAACAGCCTGGGGCAATTACCTCTCAAAGACAGGGTCAATATTGATTATCTGAAAGAAACCATCCGCCAGCAGCTAACCAACAACGGTGTGAATACCGAGTATCATTATGGCGTATTTTCAAAAAAAGACGGACGGTTTATCATCATGGACGATAAAAACACCCAAAACACCCTGATCACAGAAGCGTCCAACGAAGTGATTACCAATATTAACTCAACGAAATACAAAGTGTTCCTCTATCCTGACAAAAAAGGATCTTCGGGGATGCTCATGATGTATTTCCCCAAAAAGACAAGTGTTGTATGGAGTTCCATGTGGGGAAATTTGCTGGGAACAGCTTCTTTCACCACCATTATCCTGCTCTGTTTTGCTTATACGGTAAATGTCATTTTCAGACAAAAGAAAGTTTCTGAAATGAAAACGGATTTTATCAACAACATGACCCACGAATTCAAAACCCCTATCGCCACCATCTCTCTTGCAGCGGATTCCATTACCAGCCCGATGATCATGGGTAAACCCGATAAAATTGAACGATTTGCCAACATCATCAAGCAGGAAAACAAAAGAATGAACAGCCAGGTGGAGAAAGTATTACAAATGGCGGTGATCGATAAAGATGAGTTTTCCCTGAAAATTACAGAAGTTAACCTTACAGAAGTTATTCACAGGGCAGTGGACAACATTAACCTGCAGGTAGAAAAAAAAGACGGCATCGTCACCACCGATCTGCAAGCGACCAATCCGTTCATTAAGGGCGATTTGACCCATATTTCAAACGTGATCAACAATCTTTTGGATAATGCGAATAAATATTCTCCTGAAAAACCCGAAATTTCTATATTCACACGCAATGTTGCCAACGGAGTTGAAGTTATTATAAGTGATAAAGGAGTCGGGATGGATAAAGAGGCACGTAAGCACATTTTTGATAAATTCTATCGTGTTCATACAGGAAACCTGCACGACATCAAAGGGTTTGGACTCGGGTTGAGTTATGTCAAAGCTATTATGATAGCCCACAAGGGACGAGTCGAAGTAAAAAGTGAATTGGGCAATGGAAGTAGCTTTATTCTCGTTTTTCCTTTTGAATTATAA
- a CDS encoding peptidase M14 — protein MMFRTYLPVLVLFLLFQCNGVSTAQNIASQFYQSYPQYKEKSIKGQRFKHQDILPLIRQLKSPFEVIPAGKSIEGREINLVKYGNGPVKVLLWSQMHGDEPTATAAIMDIFNFLQAHDTFNPFREKWRDKLTLYFIPMLNPDGAEQFERRNALGIDLNRDAVRLQCPESKILKRIRDEINADWGFNLHDQNRYYSAGLDPNSATISFLAPAFNAQKDINFGRANAMKVIAVMNSALQQYIPNKVAKYNDTFEPRAFGDNIQKWGTNTILIESGALKDDRDKQEIRRLNYMVLLTAFESIASGDYERRGVDEYTKIPFNSSNAFNDLIIREVQIPFNNEWYTVDIAYKNSEINTSRTSDGYYLSGKISDLGDLSVYFGHEDFSGMGYRAIVGKTYPNPITSLSQLKSLNVQELWSSGYTSVNMPEAPYNVRYANLPIQVLNGKNKADSSIAPGKNPGLLIQKNGQTRFVVVNGQLYDARGEKRLLGNWLN, from the coding sequence ATGATGTTCCGCACTTATCTGCCTGTTTTGGTTTTATTCCTTTTATTTCAGTGCAACGGGGTTTCCACTGCGCAAAATATAGCCTCCCAATTCTACCAGTCCTATCCTCAATACAAAGAAAAAAGCATCAAAGGGCAGAGATTTAAACATCAGGATATTTTACCCCTCATCCGGCAATTGAAATCTCCCTTCGAGGTCATTCCGGCAGGAAAATCTATTGAGGGCCGCGAAATCAACCTCGTAAAATACGGAAATGGCCCCGTTAAAGTCCTGCTTTGGTCTCAGATGCACGGAGACGAACCTACCGCCACTGCGGCCATAATGGATATTTTCAACTTCCTTCAAGCCCACGATACATTCAATCCTTTTCGCGAAAAATGGAGGGATAAACTTACCCTGTATTTCATTCCGATGCTCAACCCTGATGGAGCCGAACAATTCGAGAGACGCAATGCCCTGGGTATTGACCTGAACAGAGATGCGGTGAGATTACAATGCCCGGAATCCAAAATTCTTAAAAGGATACGCGATGAGATCAATGCTGACTGGGGCTTTAATTTACATGATCAGAACAGGTATTACTCAGCTGGCCTCGACCCCAATTCCGCGACTATTTCCTTCCTCGCCCCGGCATTCAATGCTCAAAAAGACATCAATTTCGGTCGGGCAAATGCCATGAAGGTTATTGCCGTAATGAACAGCGCCCTCCAGCAATACATCCCAAACAAAGTGGCCAAATACAACGATACTTTCGAACCTCGTGCCTTTGGTGATAATATCCAAAAATGGGGTACCAATACTATTCTCATAGAGTCCGGAGCCTTAAAAGATGACCGCGACAAACAGGAGATCAGAAGATTGAATTACATGGTTCTCCTGACTGCCTTTGAATCCATTGCCTCCGGAGATTACGAACGCCGCGGAGTGGATGAATACACAAAAATCCCCTTCAACTCCAGCAATGCCTTTAATGACCTTATCATCAGGGAGGTGCAGATTCCCTTTAACAATGAATGGTACACCGTAGATATCGCCTACAAAAACAGTGAAATAAATACCAGCCGAACCTCTGATGGTTATTACCTGAGCGGAAAAATAAGTGATCTTGGCGATTTGTCCGTTTACTTTGGCCATGAAGATTTTTCGGGCATGGGTTATCGGGCCATTGTGGGCAAGACTTATCCCAACCCAATCACCAGTCTCAGCCAGTTAAAAAGCCTAAATGTACAGGAATTGTGGTCCTCCGGTTACACCAGCGTAAACATGCCGGAAGCTCCCTATAACGTGCGTTATGCCAATTTGCCTATCCAGGTTTTAAACGGTAAGAACAAAGCAGACAGCTCCATTGCTCCCGGAAAAAATCCAGGATTACTTATACAAAAAAACGGGCAGACCCGTTTTGTAGTGGTCAATGGTCAGTTGTATGACGCAAGGGGCGAAAAACGCTTATTGGGAAACTGGCTGAATTAA
- the gyrB gene encoding DNA topoisomerase (ATP-hydrolyzing) subunit B: MDTNKENEQKKPKSDNYDASNITALEGLEAVRKRPAMYIGSTDIKGLHHLVWEVVDNSIDEHLAGHCSRIEVIIEPDNSVTVIDNGRGIPTGMHEKLQKSALEVVMTVLHAGGKFDKDTYKVSGGLHGVGVSCVNALSEHLKVQVHRDGKVWQQEYAKGIPLENVKAIGDSDKRGTSITFKPDHEIFETLVYKFETLANRLRELSFLNKGLQLILIDKRSKNDKGEFLTEEFQSEGGLKEFVIFLDESRQRLIEEPIHVSGKEDNVEFEVAMHYNTSFTENIYSYVNNINTIDGGTHVNGFRRAVNRVFSNYGDENGFFKKLKFKVSGEDFREGLTAIISVKVQEPQFKGQTKGELGNSEVTGIVSRGIGEALGHFLEEHPNEARRIIDKVILAATARHAARKAREMVQRKNVLTGTGLPGKLADCSSKNADECEIYLVEGDSAGGTAKQGRDRKFQAILPLRGKILNVEKAMEHRIYENEEIKNMFTALGVRIEEDKDGRRLLNIEKLRYHKIIIMCDADVDGSHIVTLILTFFFRYMHRLIENGNIYIAAPPLYLVKKGKQFRYCWNEEERKDAVQTYAKGENDASVKVQRYKGLGEMNAEQLWETTMDPDVRILRQVTIDDAIESDRIFSMLMGDEVPPRRAFIEENAKYANVDT; the protein is encoded by the coding sequence ATGGATACGAATAAAGAAAACGAACAGAAAAAGCCCAAGTCCGACAATTATGATGCCAGTAACATTACGGCATTGGAAGGACTGGAGGCTGTGCGCAAGCGACCTGCGATGTACATAGGCAGTACCGACATTAAGGGGCTGCACCATTTGGTTTGGGAGGTGGTGGATAACTCCATTGATGAACACCTGGCAGGACATTGTTCCAGGATAGAGGTAATCATTGAACCAGACAATTCCGTCACCGTAATTGATAATGGCCGGGGCATCCCTACCGGCATGCATGAGAAGCTTCAAAAATCAGCCCTTGAGGTGGTCATGACGGTTCTTCACGCCGGGGGTAAATTCGATAAAGACACCTATAAAGTTTCCGGAGGACTTCATGGTGTAGGGGTTTCATGTGTAAACGCATTATCTGAACATCTCAAAGTACAAGTGCACCGCGATGGGAAAGTCTGGCAGCAGGAATATGCTAAAGGCATCCCTTTGGAAAATGTGAAAGCCATTGGCGATTCCGACAAAAGAGGAACTTCTATCACTTTTAAGCCGGACCACGAAATCTTTGAAACACTTGTTTACAAATTTGAAACCTTAGCCAACAGGCTTAGGGAATTATCTTTCCTGAACAAAGGGCTTCAGTTGATCCTGATCGATAAGAGATCTAAAAATGATAAGGGAGAGTTCCTCACCGAAGAATTCCAGTCAGAAGGCGGATTAAAAGAATTTGTCATCTTCCTCGATGAAAGTCGTCAAAGACTTATTGAGGAACCGATCCATGTATCTGGCAAAGAAGATAATGTAGAGTTTGAAGTGGCCATGCATTACAATACGTCGTTTACTGAAAACATCTATTCCTACGTCAATAATATCAATACCATTGACGGGGGTACCCACGTCAATGGATTCAGAAGGGCGGTGAACAGGGTTTTTTCAAACTACGGCGATGAAAACGGTTTTTTCAAAAAGCTGAAGTTTAAAGTTTCAGGCGAAGATTTCCGTGAAGGTCTCACCGCGATCATTTCAGTCAAAGTGCAGGAACCTCAGTTCAAAGGTCAAACCAAGGGGGAACTCGGAAACTCTGAAGTGACGGGGATTGTTTCCCGAGGAATAGGGGAAGCACTGGGACATTTCCTGGAAGAACATCCCAATGAGGCAAGACGGATCATCGACAAAGTGATTCTCGCCGCAACAGCCCGCCACGCAGCCCGTAAGGCCCGTGAGATGGTTCAGCGGAAAAACGTGCTTACCGGAACAGGCCTTCCCGGAAAACTGGCAGACTGCTCTTCCAAGAATGCGGACGAATGCGAGATCTATCTGGTGGAGGGAGATTCTGCCGGAGGAACGGCAAAGCAAGGAAGAGACCGAAAGTTCCAGGCCATCCTGCCATTAAGGGGTAAGATCCTCAATGTAGAAAAAGCCATGGAACACAGGATCTACGAGAACGAGGAAATCAAGAATATGTTTACCGCCCTGGGGGTAAGAATTGAAGAGGATAAAGACGGCCGTCGACTGTTAAACATCGAAAAACTGCGGTACCATAAGATCATCATCATGTGTGATGCCGATGTCGATGGCAGCCACATTGTTACGCTGATCCTTACGTTCTTCTTCAGATATATGCACCGTTTGATCGAAAACGGGAATATTTATATTGCGGCACCGCCCCTTTACCTGGTAAAAAAAGGAAAACAATTCAGGTATTGCTGGAACGAGGAAGAAAGAAAGGATGCTGTTCAAACTTATGCAAAAGGTGAAAATGATGCTTCTGTAAAAGTGCAGCGGTATAAAGGTCTTGGAGAAATGAATGCCGAACAGTTGTGGGAAACCACCATGGATCCGGACGTTCGTATCCTTCGACAGGTGACCATTGATGACGCCATTGAATCGGATCGTATTTTCTCTATGCTCATGGGCGACGAAGTACCTCCCCGCCGGGCATTTATCGAAGAGAATGCCAAATATGCCAACGTTGACACATAA
- a CDS encoding Omp28-related outer membrane protein: MKKIFTIAFASVMFFYANIAFGQSQRLVFVEEFTQASCGPCASQNPAFDALLMANPSKVVVLKHQVWWPGFDPMYEDNQSDVNDRVDYYGVNGVPTGIVNGVQISNDCGYYDGAPACLNQAEINTAYGIASPFDITISASGNGSTISVEVTVTCTQDVSGTLKLRTALAETQINWSAPPGSNGETSFNHVMKKFFNGTGGETLSNSWTAGQSATYSYSLNHNDINIYDYEQLEVVAYIQDDATKAVHQAALNQDILFTVPEINNSTAIAISGLPAGVCSGSQTITPAVTIKNSGNDNLTSLDIVYNVNGGANQTYQWTGSLATFGAETVTLDPITFNATATNTLNVNLQNPNGQTDEILDDNTISADLAQSASVGNHIVITLNTDCWPEENTWNIKNSSGATVASGGPYNGQTQTQIIENVTLADDIDCYEFNFIDSYGDGLHGGQWTDCSADGNLTVADDAGNIVYAYDGSYDLPSAKESFEAEYTVGVQENVLNEQFTIAPNPVRNNATMFFTLNETQATIVRVLNVTGEVVYTKNLGMLNAGEYTEELALDHLSAGVYFINLISGEATGIKKVSVIK, from the coding sequence ATGAAAAAAATCTTTACAATTGCCTTCGCCTCGGTAATGTTTTTTTACGCAAACATTGCTTTCGGACAATCACAACGCCTGGTATTCGTTGAAGAATTTACCCAGGCTTCCTGTGGCCCTTGTGCCTCACAAAACCCCGCTTTTGATGCCTTGCTCATGGCCAACCCTTCAAAAGTTGTTGTCCTCAAACACCAGGTATGGTGGCCGGGTTTTGACCCAATGTACGAAGACAACCAGTCTGATGTAAATGACAGAGTGGATTATTATGGCGTCAATGGTGTGCCTACCGGCATAGTAAATGGTGTTCAAATTTCCAATGATTGTGGTTATTATGACGGTGCTCCGGCATGTCTGAACCAGGCGGAAATCAATACTGCCTACGGCATTGCTTCTCCTTTTGATATCACTATCAGTGCGTCAGGTAATGGTTCTACCATTTCAGTAGAGGTAACCGTTACCTGTACCCAGGATGTATCCGGTACCCTTAAATTACGTACGGCTTTGGCTGAGACCCAGATCAACTGGTCAGCACCTCCGGGAAGCAACGGTGAAACTTCTTTCAACCACGTTATGAAAAAATTCTTCAACGGTACTGGAGGAGAAACTTTATCTAACAGTTGGACAGCCGGTCAAAGTGCAACTTACTCTTATTCGCTTAACCATAACGACATCAATATCTATGATTATGAGCAGCTGGAAGTTGTCGCATACATCCAGGATGATGCAACAAAAGCGGTTCACCAGGCAGCATTAAACCAGGACATCTTGTTCACAGTGCCTGAGATAAACAACAGTACAGCTATTGCCATTTCAGGATTACCTGCAGGGGTATGCAGCGGTTCTCAAACGATCACTCCTGCTGTTACCATCAAAAACAGCGGAAATGATAACCTGACTTCTTTGGATATCGTTTACAATGTAAATGGAGGCGCCAACCAGACTTACCAGTGGACAGGTTCTTTGGCTACCTTTGGCGCAGAAACTGTAACCCTGGATCCTATCACTTTCAATGCTACCGCTACCAACACACTGAACGTGAATCTTCAGAACCCTAACGGACAAACTGATGAAATCCTGGATGACAACACCATTTCTGCCGACCTTGCTCAGTCTGCTTCAGTAGGCAACCATATTGTCATTACCTTGAATACAGATTGCTGGCCTGAAGAAAACACCTGGAACATCAAAAATTCTTCAGGGGCTACAGTGGCCAGCGGTGGACCCTATAACGGACAAACTCAGACACAAATCATAGAGAACGTTACTCTTGCTGATGATATCGACTGTTATGAATTTAACTTTATAGATTCTTACGGAGACGGTTTGCACGGCGGCCAATGGACTGATTGCTCTGCTGACGGAAACCTTACCGTGGCTGATGATGCGGGAAATATCGTATATGCTTACGACGGTTCTTATGATCTTCCTTCAGCAAAAGAGTCTTTCGAAGCTGAATACACTGTAGGAGTACAGGAAAATGTGCTGAACGAACAATTCACCATTGCGCCTAACCCTGTAAGAAACAATGCCACCATGTTCTTCACTTTGAACGAAACACAGGCTACTATTGTTAGAGTATTGAACGTTACCGGAGAAGTCGTTTATACTAAAAATCTCGGTATGCTCAATGCTGGTGAGTACACAGAAGAACTCGCCCTCGATCACTTGAGTGCAGGTGTTTATTTCATCAACCTGATCTCAGGAGAAGCAACAGGAATTAAAAAAGTATCTGTAATTAAATAA
- a CDS encoding gliding motility lipoprotein GldH, with amino-acid sequence MYRPINLLLLTIPLIFFACGSDYAYQKEYTIPEEGWTYQDTLDFTFDIEDTTSIYNLYLKIEHDKDYAFQNLYTKVHTKFPGGERIAETLSLELADKAGGWQGNCSKKSYQLSIPIQKNAFFNATGAYKITLEQFMRTDPVKGLHKIGFMLEKTAQTR; translated from the coding sequence ATGTACAGACCTATAAATTTACTACTCTTAACGATCCCTCTTATATTTTTTGCCTGCGGCAGTGATTATGCCTATCAAAAAGAATATACCATCCCCGAAGAAGGCTGGACTTATCAGGATACCTTGGATTTCACCTTTGACATTGAGGATACGACAAGTATATACAATTTGTACCTTAAAATAGAGCATGACAAAGATTATGCCTTTCAGAATCTTTACACTAAGGTTCATACCAAATTTCCGGGAGGAGAACGCATAGCCGAAACCCTCTCCCTGGAGCTCGCCGACAAAGCGGGAGGCTGGCAGGGGAATTGTTCGAAAAAATCCTACCAATTATCAATCCCCATTCAGAAAAATGCCTTTTTCAATGCTACCGGTGCCTACAAAATCACTCTGGAACAATTCATGCGTACGGATCCCGTAAAAGGGCTACACAAAATTGGATTCATGCTGGAAAAAACAGCACAAACCCGCTAA
- a CDS encoding response regulator transcription factor: MTNNRILLVEDDQNFGDVLKSYLEMHDYDVTLATDGVQGYDFFNRGEYDLCIFDVMMPKKDGFTLAREIREKDTETPIIFLTAKTMKDDVLQGFKLGADDYISKPFNSEELLFRIQAILKRSQTKPDPREEIKEFTIGKYHFNYPLRILTYNMGQQNEEKEKLSPKEAQLLRMFAMYVNDILPRSEALTKIWGEDNYFTARSMDVFVTKLRKYLKADENIEIVNIHGNGFQLLIQETEA; this comes from the coding sequence ATGACGAATAACAGAATCCTGTTAGTAGAAGATGACCAAAATTTTGGAGATGTGCTCAAATCATATCTTGAAATGCATGATTATGACGTTACGCTGGCAACCGACGGGGTGCAGGGCTATGATTTTTTTAACCGGGGAGAATATGACTTGTGCATTTTTGATGTAATGATGCCCAAAAAAGACGGATTTACCCTCGCCCGCGAAATTCGCGAAAAAGATACAGAAACCCCTATCATTTTCCTGACCGCCAAAACGATGAAGGATGACGTCCTCCAGGGGTTTAAGCTCGGAGCGGACGACTATATTTCAAAACCTTTTAATTCCGAGGAGTTATTATTCCGTATCCAGGCCATACTCAAAAGAAGCCAAACCAAACCTGACCCAAGAGAGGAAATTAAAGAATTTACCATCGGAAAATATCATTTTAATTACCCTTTGCGTATTTTAACCTACAATATGGGGCAACAAAATGAAGAAAAAGAGAAACTTTCTCCCAAAGAAGCACAACTTTTGCGTATGTTTGCGATGTATGTAAATGACATATTGCCCAGATCAGAAGCTTTAACAAAAATTTGGGGGGAAGATAACTATTTCACTGCCCGGAGCATGGACGTCTTTGTGACCAAATTGCGTAAATACCTCAAAGCAGATGAAAATATCGAAATTGTCAACATTCACGGCAATGGTTTCCAGTTACTGATTCAGGAAACCGAAGCTTAA
- a CDS encoding quinone-dependent dihydroorotate dehydrogenase: MYKRFVKPLLFLLSPEKAHRFTMRLFAFGLGFPVISSVIRNLFHFSHKNLERQVLGLSFKNPVGLAAGFDKDGKYLNLLPHMGFGFIEIGTVTPKPQDGNPRPRLFRLPADNALINRMGFNNEGVEALVERLKKAYTKNIIIGGNIGKNKVTPNEDAQNDYTFCFEALFPWVDYFVVNVSSPNTPGLRELQEKEPLTRLLQTLQDLNRSKENPKPILLKIAPDLSNEQLDDILEIVKNTGINGIIATNTTISREGLKTETEHIGAGGLSGAPLQNHSTEIIRYLRKNGHKDLVIIGVGGISSPESALEKLNAGADLIQVYTGLIFEGPQLVKRINKALVVQN; this comes from the coding sequence ATGTACAAACGATTCGTAAAACCACTCCTCTTCCTGTTATCTCCGGAAAAAGCACACCGTTTCACCATGAGGCTCTTCGCCTTTGGCCTTGGCTTCCCCGTAATTAGCAGCGTTATTCGTAATCTTTTCCATTTCAGCCACAAAAACCTGGAACGTCAGGTACTGGGACTTTCCTTCAAAAACCCTGTTGGACTGGCAGCGGGTTTCGACAAAGACGGAAAATATTTAAACCTCCTGCCCCATATGGGCTTCGGCTTTATCGAAATTGGCACCGTTACCCCAAAACCCCAGGACGGAAATCCCAGGCCACGCCTGTTCCGGCTTCCTGCCGACAATGCATTAATTAACCGTATGGGATTCAACAACGAAGGGGTGGAGGCTTTGGTGGAAAGACTAAAAAAAGCCTATACTAAAAATATTATCATTGGTGGAAATATCGGAAAGAATAAGGTGACACCCAATGAAGATGCTCAAAATGATTATACCTTCTGTTTTGAGGCTTTATTCCCGTGGGTCGATTATTTTGTCGTCAATGTAAGCTCTCCCAATACACCTGGGTTGCGTGAACTCCAGGAAAAAGAACCCTTGACCCGATTGCTCCAGACCCTTCAGGACCTCAACCGATCCAAAGAAAACCCGAAGCCTATCTTATTAAAAATTGCTCCTGATCTTTCCAACGAACAATTGGATGACATTTTGGAAATCGTCAAAAATACAGGGATCAACGGCATCATTGCCACCAACACAACGATTAGCCGCGAAGGATTAAAAACCGAAACAGAACATATTGGAGCAGGAGGCCTGAGCGGTGCCCCCCTTCAAAACCACTCCACGGAAATCATTCGTTACCTGAGGAAAAACGGACACAAAGATCTTGTCATCATCGGGGTTGGGGGCATCTCCTCTCCGGAATCCGCCCTGGAAAAACTCAACGCCGGCGCCGACCTCATCCAGGTGTACACCGGGCTTATTTTTGAGGGGCCCCAACTGGTAAAGCGGATCAATAAAGCCTTAGTAGTCCAAAACTGA